The Rhea pennata isolate bPtePen1 chromosome 18, bPtePen1.pri, whole genome shotgun sequence genomic sequence tctctctcctctcccccgcTCAGAATCTCCCCGGCTCTTCCTGTCTCCGAGACTTCAAGGTCTCTCGCGCAAGCTGGTGCACAAAGACACCGTCCCTCCGCCTCCTCCTGCGCACGTGCCCTCCAACTTGGCAGGGGGACAGCAACCAGGGGGCACGGCACGGGCAGTCCAGCCTCTGAAGGGCAAGGGCTCTGGTACGCTATCCTCTCGACACCTCCCACCGCTCTCCTGCACAGCCCTCAGCCTGCTTTCCTCCTCCGACCCAGGACGCAGAGAACTGCTCACCTTCTGCAGCACTTTCTTGAAGATCGACTCCAACTCCACTGTCCTCTGAGCACCGCTCATCTTGGACACCTGCTCCGACAGTGGGAACTGGCCAGAAAAGCACaggcacagagaaagagagttTCAGGGCGTTTCAGCACACCTGCCCACCACACAAGTCCAACTGAGCCAAACGCCTCAGCTGCCCTCAGCACCTTACGCCTCTCCCCCACACAGTGCCGCGGGCGGGGGAGACAGCGTGGATGTCACCCTGAGCCTCGAACAGGGCTCCTCTGCTGGGGGTCTGCGGCAGAGCTGTTGGGGTATGGGAGGGAGGCgtttggggtggggagggggaagagctTGTTCCCTCGCCATGGAGCAGACCACTCACGCAGCAGCAAGCTCAGACGGGGCCCACGAGCTGGTGCTCAAAGCCTCTCCGCAATGCCCTTTCCAGGCCACTGCGCAAGACCccaggagctgcctgcagcagcctgccacCGGGACTCACCCCCAACAGGCAGCCCCCTGCTGCGCCCACAAACAGAAGCCTGTGCTGCccccctgctctccccaccAGCCAGCTAAGCCCACTCCCCACCAGAGCGGCCGCAGGGCAGCGCACAAGCGAGTCTTCGCCGGCGCCAGGCACGGCTCCCCCTCTCACCTTAACCAGGAAGGGCACATTGAGCAGGCAGTAGCTGCTCTCTTCCATGAGCCCTcggagcttttcctgcaggaCGAGCTGTCTGGCACTGCAGGATTTACAGGCCTGGAGGCCCATGGCCATGGCCAGCACCATGTGCACGGCCGAGAAGACCTGCCGCTGGTTTAGCTCCGTCAGCTCCACAGCCACTACCctgccaggcaaaagcaaaaggcagtgagatcCAGAGAGCCGCCCAAACACCATTTGCCCGGCAGGCCACTGGCTTTCTCTCTTCGCTCTGGAGCGGCACAACGAGCCCTCAGCACGGGCTCTACTTTGCTTTGTGTCCAGCCCCAAAGACGCCTCGCCCTCCCTCGACACCTCGGACAACAGCGCGCTGCTGCCCCTGAGCAGCGTCTCCACGAGGCTTTTCAGGGCTGCTGCAGCGCAAGGGCCGGGCGCACTGGCAGAGGGGCTCCAGCACCCCAAGAACATCAGGGGCTGGCCGGGGGAAGGCACCCACAGGTACCGCTCCGCAACGCTCACCTGTGCCCAGCGGCCTGCCCTAAGCAGGCCAGCTCACTAAAGAGGTGGCTCTTCCCGGAGCCTATCGCGCCCTCAAACGCCAGGATGTGGCTTTCTTTCCTAGCCACATAGGCGTTCAGGTGGCTTTCAAAGAGGGCGAGCTCCTTCTCCCGACCTGGGAAGGCAAACCAGAAAGCAAGCTCTTGCAGTGAGCCGAAAAGCAAAGAACCCTCCGCACCCTTCCCTCTCGCCGCCAAGTCGCCTTCCCTCCACCCCATCGACAAGCCCGCCCCCACCCAGCGCTCCTCCCTCCCACTTGGAAGCTCCCTCCGTGCAACCCACAGAGCACGGCAGCAAGCAGCCGCCGCTTCATCCCGATTCCCGGCCCCAGCTGTGGCCCAGCCCCAAATGCCGGCACCAGCCAGGAGCCGAGCTCTGCACCAACCCCTTACGGCCACTGCAGGCAGCGCCGCCCCAGAGCACGAAGCTGCTCCGTTCCCGGCGCAGCGCTAACAGGTACCGAGGGCAAGAAACGGGCTTCCAGGAGACCAAGGCGGTCTCCACCTACCGAGCAACGGGGAATACTCGGACCTCGCCTTCGGGACACCCGTGCCGAGTACCCTAGCAGGGGGAGAGAAACACGAGAGTCAGGCAGGgaggcagaagctggaggacGCAGAGTCGCGCTCCCAGGCTTTGCTCCCGGGGAGCAGTTCACGGAGGCTGAGCCCTGCAACGGAACCTCTCCCGAAGTTCCCGGGGGACGGCAAAGTCGGCCTTGCAAAGGTCATCCCGGGAGACCGCCAAAGCCCGGCCAGGGCAGCGGCTGCTCTTTGCCGACCCTGACCGGACCCCGAGTGCGGCCACCAGGCCGCCGGGCCCCAGCCAAGCAACCCTGCTCAACGAGCACACTCACGGCTTCTCCGAGATCCCCAGGTACTGGTAGACGGCGCCAGGATCGACAACCCCTTTCATCTTGGCCTCCGGCAGCTCCCTGAAGTAGGAGCGGGGCAGCCGGGAGGCGGCGTAGGTTGCGGCGTCACACGACACTACCCCGGGGTAGTGCTCCATCAGCCGAGCTGCCAAATTCACCTTCTGGCCCATGACTGCCGCAGACAGAGAGAGCACACGCTCACGCGCCTCTGCGAGCGGCCCGCCGCACCCTCCGAGGCCGACGGCTGCGTCGCCTGCAGCTCGGACGAGCCCCGGACCCTCGCGAGCCAACACGGCTCGGAGCCCCTggccctgccccgcggcggcacCCGCTCCGCCCCGGTCGTTCCCCGCGGGCCACGGGCCGAGCCCTCGGCCGAGCCCGGCGCGCGCGGGCAGCGGCCTGttccccgccgccccgcctcTGCCCTCGGCGCACGGCTCTGGTCGGACAGACCCGGCCCAGACGCCCGCTCCTCGCACACCCGCGCCGTACCTGTGTATTCGTGCCTCACGCGATGGCCGACGACTCCGCAGAACACGGTGCCGCTGGTGACCCCGACGGAGACCGCCCTGCCGCGCACGGAGAGCGGCGGGCGGTCAGCAGCgcccgcgcgcagccccgcctGCCCGCCCACCGCCACCCCCTCGCCCCTCGCCCCGCCAGCCCCCCGGCAGCCCAAACCCTGCGGGCGCGCGGAGCTCGCGAGCGTGAGCCCGCAGCGGGAACGGGCTGCCCGGAGCAGCCAGGCGGGGCCCAACCCTTCCCCTCGGGCCCGGCAGCTCCCGGGCCTCGTGCCCTCCTGCTGCCGCCCTCCGAGGGCTCCTGCCGGGGCCCCCGCTGGCCTGGGCGCGCTGGAGAAACTGCCCCGGCCGTGGCCGGCGAAGCCCCACGGGCAGCTGCCGCTGCTCAGggctctgcctccttcctccccgCCACCGAGCGGGCCGAGCGAGAGGGCACCTCTCTCTGGCAAACcacccccgccgccccggcgaCGGCCCGCGCAGCACGCCTCCCCACTCACTCGATCTTCCGCGGCCTCGACAAGCACGCCCTGGAGATTTTAACGGCGCTTTCCAAGGCGTGAACGCTTTCACAGGGCACCTTCTGTCCGGGCAGTCCGAACACACACAGGAACGTGCAGCCCTGCCGAGGACACAGGCAGCACGCCCCGTTACAACGCCGGCGGCACACGGCTCGCGCCGGGACGCCCCGGCCTCCTGCGAGGCCGGCAGAGCTGCGCGGCAGCCCCAGGCCGCAGGCCGCTCGTCCCTCCGCCGAGCCAGAGCTGCGTCTCCTTTCCCCGCTGCCCAGCGCACGGACACGCTCCCCTCTCCCTTGCTGCCCACCCGTTGCGCGGTGCCCCGCGCCCCCACGCTCACTTTGTCGAACATGGAGATTTTGTTGATCTCGCCCTTGTGCGGACGGAGGATCTCCGACATCAGCACGCTGCTGTCCTGGATGGCCTTGAAGATGTGCGTCAGGTTGACGCgggcagcaaactgcagcttgaCGAAGAGGCAGGTGACCGGCCGCAGCTCAGACAAGTACTCCAGGGGTTGTCCGTCGTCGAGctggcagacaggagcgcgacTCCGCGGGGGGCTCTCTCATCCCCCACGGTCGCGCCCGAACAACCCCCTGCAAAGGGCAGAGGGAAacccgccccccgccgcccgcccctctCCCCGCACGAGCACGCGGCGGGCAGGCTCCtgccgcgggcagcgcgcccCGCCGGCTGCCCCAGCTCCTCGCCCGAGGCTGCCCCGTCTCAGCACGTCCGCTCTCTCGCGAGCTCCCGCTCGGCCACGCGCGGCTCCTCCCGCCCGCCAAGGAcgcggccgccggcagccgTGGCCATACCTTCCTCAGCACCGTTGCTGGCAGGTACTTGCGCAGCAGCTTCCCCAGGGCACGACGAGGGGCCAGGGTAATGGCAGGCCTCAGGACGCCTAAGGAAGGAAGAGCCAGGCGCTCGCtggcggcacggcacggcacggccgaGCTGCCCCGGGGGCACCGCACGGCAGGGGCTGCCGCTGGCGCTCCGCGAGAAGGGCGCTCCTCCACCCGCACGCCGGTTCCTCTCGCACGCGCTCGGCCAGAGCAGCCCCCTcgaagggggaggaggaggcagcaagcCCCCGCGCCGGAGCTCAGCGCGGCCACGGACGCTGCAGCGCGAGCGGGAGAGGGCGCAGGGCGTTGCTCCCCGCTGCGCCCTGCCGAAGCCCCGACCCGCCTGGGCAGCCGCAGAGCGGCAGGAGCGTGGGGCTCACCTGGCTGCTGAGGGGAGCAGGAGCTCAGCCGCGCTCGGGCGACCTTGGAGGAGATGTCTTCCCGCTCGGAGAGAGACATCCGTTCCACGCCTGTAACCTAGAGGCCCCCCGAACAAACGGGGCTCCGCAACAGCTCCACGGCCCACGGAAGCCGTCGCCCGCCGAGCCAAACCCTCCCAGGGCCCACCGCCCCCTCCTCCAAGCCAGCAAGCGGACTCCAGAGCCAGCCCTCGCACGGCAGGGCcgcagctgcagctccccaccTGCGCCAacccctgcagctccctccacGTTCACCTCCGCagccctctccctccttccccctcacGCCCACGGCCGGCTCCTCAGCGGCGCTCCGGATGCCGTCCTGCTCACCTTCACAGCAGCCTTCTGGCCTTTGAGGCACTTGGCCTTGACCCTGCTCTGGTtgcagagctcccagcagcCGGCGGACAGGATGACGTCGCCGGCGCTGGCGAGGTTCTGGGCCTGCCAAACGTCCCCCACGGCCTGGCCGACGATCAGGAAGCGCTGCTCCTGTTTGTCTCCGACCGTCAGCAAGGACATGTGCCCTGCAGAGATGCCTGGCGAGA encodes the following:
- the LOC134148784 gene encoding adenylate cyclase type 10-like; this encodes MGSPGRVTTPRAWEPRSKHCSELGEVAAYVPDLLLSEDLKQESRCVENFHGVLLFADVSGFTALTEKFSQSINLDQGADEVAQTLNRYMGDILEELLAFGGDVLKFAGDAVLVLWRVRQTQLRDTVGLVLQCSQQIQAKHGTRDTDVGLKLRLKIGISAGHMSLLTVGDKQEQRFLIVGQAVGDVWQAQNLASAGDVILSAGCWELCNQSRVKAKCLKGQKAAVKVTGVERMSLSEREDISSKVARARLSSCSPQQPGVLRPAITLAPRRALGKLLRKYLPATVLRKLDDGQPLEYLSELRPVTCLFVKLQFAARVNLTHIFKAIQDSSVLMSEILRPHKGEINKISMFDKGCTFLCVFGLPGQKVPCESVHALESAVKISRACLSRPRKIEAVSVGVTSGTVFCGVVGHRVRHEYTVMGQKVNLAARLMEHYPGVVSCDAATYAASRLPRSYFRELPEAKMKGVVDPGAVYQYLGISEKPVLGTGVPKARSEYSPLLGREKELALFESHLNAYVARKESHILAFEGAIGSGKSHLFSELACLGQAAGHRVVAVELTELNQRQVFSAVHMVLAMAMGLQACKSCSARQLVLQEKLRGLMEESSYCLLNVPFLVKFPLSEQVSKMSGAQRTVELESIFKKVLQKTVEEDVALFFIDNAQYIDPTSWAAMSHVLRDVPIFLVVGFAPGRCGRERLCKAAADIVKLQQTTYVQLEELQPAAVVQKACHDLGVVSVPRDLETFLMQRSYGIPYYCEELLSYLRRHDLLLFQQQRKQEKAEAKWENLFTVQSEVWLGRGFPCRWPLGRVEQRLGVLLALRGAAVPLWREVAVEEKRRSLALS